gtgttttacactttagtatttatgtttatagttagctttgatatttgcttaattgattagaaagattttcttttcatgatctgatatttcctcaaatgttattatggggcagtacttactggtgcttgaatttcaaatattcaattcagataatatttgtttaaaacatttgacaaacacatgtatatgaaaaaaaaaggatttatttatgttcaatacaataaatacaatacaatgcttgctgtgatcactttccttcttgctgtgataacaagccacacaccaagaaacaattaaacgatcgcttccacatcctccattgttgtgtgtgagttgtgtcgcattgaagatgacgccactgcagttttacccagcgtcgctccgaccaaaaagctgatcgccccgcctacactgcgttgctaccccaggtcctaaactgtaatggaaatgcgccacggcctcggccggccagcgaggcagcccgaggcctgagcgaggacgcttagggacacttaaacggggctaccccgttgcagtggaaatgcgccattagctgctctcaaataaagttcccttttgcaccttccttgcaccgcctctgactccctatctctcggcactacaatatatatatattagggatgcacgatattggttttttgaaaccgataccgataatttCCTGCTtatcaagaccgataccgataaccgataataaaaaaaaattacgccactaattattttaacgcatgtgtattttttttccttggccgccccgtagtttcagagcgcatcgagtttaaaatgccatctgcaagctgatgctgacagccccgctcctgccacccgcttgtggcagaccacacttccacgctcaccggcaggcaccgactggccatcgggaggaccgggaagatgtgtgtatgtgtggcccgagcgagcgagagagagaccttacgtgcattgttgttgttatgccttgagttgcgcacacacacacacacactttgtattgtattattgtcttcgtacgcttttaacacaccatcgtagcgatggcgatgtttcaggtgactgatcaagttcgaagtattagggagcgctggatttgtgaagaactcccctcttcctaaaacactaataccacagtactggcaaaacgggaggagccgagtgaaaaacaagcgcccctcatcccaatccacccacaccgcagtatttttttctttttttttacccaaaaaatatattgtatattatcgggactattaatactgttatcgggtttatcgggatgacgtcataattcctaatatcggaccgataattatcgggccgataattatcgtgcatccctaatatatatatatatatatacttacacataatatatacatatacatacacataatatatattttgagaGAGATATACACTAGTATTAGACgcagtcaaaagtttggacacatcTTCTCATTCAAAgttttttattcatttaaattGGTTCTGCTTTGTAGATttatactgaagacatcaaaactataaaataacACATTAACTAGAATTATCTAGTAAACAAAGAAGTGTTAAACaatccagaatatgatttatattttgcTGGCTACTGCAGAATGCTGTGGTAGCCATGCTGGTTAAGGGTGCCTTGAATTCTGAATAAATCACCAACAGTGACACCAGCAAAGCCCCCCACCATCTCACCTCCTCCCCCATGCTTCACGGTGGGAACCACTCATGCAGAAACCATCTGCTCACCTTCTCTGCGTCTCACAAAGACACGGAGGTTGGAACCAAACATCTCTAATTTGGACCCATCAGACCAAAGTGCAGATTTCCACTGGCCTAATGTCCAATCCTTGTGTTTCTTGgcccaaactattctcttcTTCTTGTTGTTCATCCTCAGTAGTGGATATTTGCAGCAATTGGACCATGAAGGCCTAATTCACGCAGTCTCCTCTGAACAGtgcatgttaaaggtcccatgtcatgcttttcctgtTATTaccctccccttgtgtgttatgtagctttttctgcaaacggtctgcagagtcacaaaccctcaaagtacacccagtagagagtaaaactctaacacagaaaagatgtgtCTATTGTTACGACCCGCCCTCTACTCTGCGGTAGTGAATCGTGGAGAGACCtgcaacataaaacaatacaCGCAAAAACCAGTACTTGATAACAATCATTTATTGAAGTACAGCCGTTTACTCACACAAGCAATCCGGCATACGCAAggaggtctggaggactggaggggagcacgtaacatctatgctgccccagaacgcctcgttggagatttttctttttccattttttcttCCGGGGCATAGTGACGTAACGAAGTCCAAATGGACAAATCCGCGGAGctccgcacacacactcacacacactcactcaaccTTGTATTTTCTCAGCCGCGGTGCTGTCTCgtagaccccacgcagcaaccagggaacaacaccagtaatccagctcacactgtctgctcccgagcctcaaagggcggagcagcgagccccgcaacgtcccctCAAAACGGCatccagaccccacgcagcattctcacctgtttgtccttactggtgtcattttatgattgctaacaaacgccatcgtgaaacataatcactgatgttccgctgtaacggtggtggactcatcagaacagagtgggcgagctgaccaatcagagtacagtgggctcatagggggggcaggagctccaacaagccgtgtaggacagagagtgaatacacatactatacagagatgctgtatgacaaaaaccaatgtgattttggaacattgaacaatgtaaatctattctaatagacctcaacaatggaattatgataagtagaaatggccatgtcatgggacctttaagattgtcTGCTCCTTGAGCTCTGTGATCATCTCTGTGGGCTCTAATCTGAGGTGCTTTAATTTGTGGTTTCTGAAGCTGGTAACTCTGATGTATTGATCCTCTGAGCAGAGGTAACTCTTGCTCTTCCTTTCCCGGGGGGGTCCTCATGAGAGCCAGCCTCATCATAGCATTCGATGGTTTTTGCGATTGCACTTGAGGATACATTCAAAGTTCTTGAACGGATCGACTGGCTTTCATTTCTTAAAGTGATGATGGACGGACGGTCGTTTCTCTTTACTGGGTTGAGTCGTTCTTGCCATGATATGGATTACAACAGCAGTCAAATAGGGCTTTCCACTGTGTACTAACTCTACCTCTGCACAACACAACTGATGGTCTCAAACACATTATGAAGGCAAGTCATTGCACACATTGACTTCTTCattaccaagaagtcagtcaagtcgcttcagctgattcaaaatgctgcggctcgtgtactaaccagagttaggaaaagggaccacattactcctgttctggctgccttacactggctccctatagaacacaggatagaatttaaaattcttcttctcgcctacaaagcccttaatgggcaggcgccatcttaccttaaagaactcaatataccctactgtcctactagggcattgcgttccaagaatgcagggttgttggttgttcctagagtctctaaaagtacaatgggagccagagccttttcttatcaagctccacatttgtggaatcagcttccagtttgtgttcgggcggcagacaccctatccgtttttaagagtgcgcttaagaccttcctttttgataaagcttatagttagggctgattagattcagcccctagttttgctgatataggcttagtttgtcgggggacatcttacttcttccttctctctgtctatacctgtgtactgttatggaaatctagggcccaaacacagctggagagtacaagtcaaatgaacaatacaaataaatggtgaatcaagcaaagctgtcttttggttatttatttgaagcttcaaatacacgatacaataatataaatatgtcacaagtcgcacagagtataaaatagtctgcgcgagagtgcgcaggacaatgaaaaagcagagattatataaggaaagagtgggaatattataactcccctgttcacacggggagattgttatgagacacccagtggccttgagtagatagcataacggttctcagagcagggaagttcgtgatgtgtctgactgtgtatgagtctcccagtctgctgaaacagctgtggccttgcagagactgggaaactcataagagaatataatagaataataatggtaaaagcacaacaagaggaaataagaagcatttggtttaaacatatgaaagatataataaggataataataatgatgataataataaaattttccactacattccccccttttgatcatacttgatcaatagaaaaaacaaatgataggatagactgatataacacatcaatgaatacactccatcgctggtttaagtaaacacatcacaaatatatcatagaaaactggctgtttttgtggaggacagactccaatataatgtaagcataaaagaggagatacacacatgattatattgataaatcggaatcagactcttcggattctagctgatctatctcactgtggcgcaaaggattgtcttgtaatggaatagtagtatactgaacgaaagctaacaggttgttaagatgcagcacggtgtcagtgatgttcttggtggcgtcgggaatgtaagtgcaacaggagtcaccgatcacatgacacaggccaccctttgaggcgaaccAAAGGgcgaattggtgctgcatgagcatgttcctagaggctattatgaatggggtcaatgcctggaagccttgcgtcgtctCATAAGTGagattctctagccggacgtgtaaggtatgtattttatgggcattgtttactgtaccccaccatgggaacaggccacccatgaatttagctccagcggacgtcatatctctttttaccttgtggtggtcggggtgttggaactctgggtaatgatgtgtcgtgtgcattaaggacgtgagtacagtgactgctggattcaaatccactagagtgaATGTCCCTATccagaggggagccagaacttgatagagcttgttgccgcacaaccaaacgtaatcttgtggcgcgctaaacccagcctcactgggccaggccagttggagggaaatatgtttaacatcagggaatgctacgttagaaaggattctctcaggggcaccagatatgtgacaatacgagattttgtaagcaccgtcaccgcacgtgttccgtaggatacgggtacaaccagtagtagttcCTAGGGgaaaataaggtggtgtaaaagacgttttgtggtaaactctctggatgcagaggttgtgtttcatccctctcaaatgactggggtgcacatggctgacgggttggtactttgcgtatgtggtgtcaagcgtggatgcacgcaaagaggagtcagaccgattactgcatggtgggggaagctgcctagcataacgccacccggttacgctgtcttcatccttgatgggctttgtcagagccataaacgcgcagaggtgttcaacctgggtcagagagcgcggacgaactggcacggacactgatgagtcctgggggaaaagggtgcatgcataacatgacccattttgtcctgcggcctgcaagaatgatctcagagtgtgccaccagacgttaccggtgatcccactactggtctgacccacatcaatgttgctatggtcgcctatgtatagattaaatgtagatgtacctatggatgtcaacagtggcgtcaaaggttgcttacgcttttccgggtctgagttttgggcgcgatgtctatgtaaaatgtgccacacgggtcggcgccggatacatacagacagacaacaaaataaaataaatgtggttcgccctgctttccccatgtacctcttagatacctcgattttggctgacatgctgtgtgctgaaatggatacataaaatataggactagtcctaacacaactatcatggcaagtctgcagaggaaccattctatgattgtccaggctctccagtagcattcacattgctcacggttgcgttgtcgtctctccaggcgagccctcatcacgagggggaaatgttccatggagtgtgtgagtgtattctctcggtcgatttcgtgacacggaccgtcagacttcgcacactgataacacaaacgaggaaccagagagcataccGCTCagctgaaacagctgtggccttgcagagactgggaaactcataagagaatataatagaataataatggtaaaagcacaacaagaggaaataagaagcatttggtttaaacatatgaaagatataataaggataataataatgatgataataataaaattttCCACTAcagtactctcatgttccgattaacccagcttccccaaatgtctttctttttggtgtctatatacgccgggatccggagtcatggatgatcctgcggtcctggatcgggagcgctggatcttgagtcgtggctgtggtcctggatcataggtcctggatggatatcctcgtggattcatcttcctattatacacacatgcatttccaaacatttggactacctatgttgcaaatgtattatcttttcaatttacacacggcatctattgcacgtctgtccgtcctgggagagggatccctcctctgttgctctccctgaggtttctcccatttttccctttaaactgggttttctttggaagtttttccttgtacgatgtgagggtctaaggacagagggtgtcgtattgtcatactgatattctgtacacactgtgaagaccactgagacaaatgtaacatttgtgatattgggctatataaataaacattgattgattgattgattgattgattgattgattgattgattgattgattgattgactcttGACAAGGTGCCTCATGAACCTGactgagaaaaaaaatcaagaatcatattcttgattttttaacacttttttgttaactagataattccatatgtgttctttcatagtgttgatgtcttcagtattaatctacaaagtagaaacaaattaaaataaacacaaaccattgaatgagaaggtgtccaaacttttgactggtattatatataaaaaacacacatatttTAATACTTAGCAGGTTCCTCATctataatcatttatacaagcGCAACTTTGAACATGTACAGCAGTAAAATGCAACATACGAAATAATCAAGAAACATCATACATTAAACACTGACAGGGAACATTTTACTGCACCGTCATTACTGTTACGTAAGAAGGTGCCGTCAAATGTTCTGATGATGcttgcatacttttacttaaataaggtttgaatgcaggatttaaatttgtaacagagtattttaatTCTATACTGTAGGCGTATTGTATCTGTGAACGATCCCAAATACAATTCCTTGTTTATTGCAGCTAGTGCTACGCCAGAAGAAAAAaccctttttcattttcaaAGGGGCTGGGCTACATAAGTTGAACTGAgacaacaaaaatacacattAAGTGGGACAAAGAAAGATaatgtgaaaatataaaaacaaaggcattaattagggctgaaaaatgtctcccattgtaatggtgattagatttttaaatgctaacacttaacagttTGTTCTGACTGTGTGTCTCATGTTTTCTGCAgacgtccagcagctggtggtggttaaagaagagcttctccctgaccagcaggaggggagcaccagtctggaccaggaggacccagagccccccccacacattaagcaggaacaggaggaactcagggtcagtgaggagctggaggaggctgatatcaccaagtctactttcactcctgaccctgtgaagagtgaagatgataaagagaaacctcagtcctctcagcctcaacaaagacaaactgaacacatggaaacagaagctgatggagaggactgtggaggaccagaaccagccaggaactcagatccagagagcagtttacaaccaaagactgaggacgacactgaagactcttctgaacctgacgctgaagacagtgctgattggaaggagaccagagaacctgtatcaggctcaaactcactgaaaaatagacatgAATCTCTCAGTGATCCACGACATAGTGCTGAAaataaaccattcagctgctcagtctgtaagaaagccttTTCACAGAATGGAAATTTAAAGGCACACAtaagagtccacacaggagagaaagcacacagctgctcagtttgtACCAAATCTTTTGcacatttaaaggaacacatgagagtccacacaggagagaaaccacacagctgtacagtctgtaagaaagctttttcacatagtggaaatgtaaagaaacacatgagagtccacacaggagaggaacCCTTTAgctgtacagtctgtaagaaagctttttcacagagtgatcatttaaagtcacacatgagagtccacacaggagagaaaccacacagctgtacagtctgtaagaaagctttttcacagagtggaaatttaaagtcacacatgagagtccacacaggagaggaacaatagagctgcaatgtttgtgacaaaatatttaaatggCATAATCGTTTCAAAAGTGTTGGTCGTCAGCTGCTtctgtaactgtaagggaatacatttgTCTATTTTGTGTCCTGACGACCTAATGCTGttacatgtaatacgttactccCTAAGCCTGATTTCACCCACCTGCAACCGATTCACTCATAATCACAAATGTTCATTTCTTTGACCCCTTGACTCGACAACTttcttgtttaataatcgttacatctcctcaggaccaagttcccgtgtcctgcctttcacctgctgatcacCCACTCCTCATTTAAGGTGGACTAACCTTTAAAATGGACCAGCTAGTCTTAGTGTCTTAATGCAAACGTTTTGTAAAGTGATGCTAGACCAAAGACGTGATGTTGGGCTGTCTGCTCTCTGCAGGATGGTGTCTGTACTCAAAGATTGTTGATGAAATGAGAGCTTCACTCTGTTTTTGTTGTCTAAATTACGCCAACAGAGCGATACGTCTTCTTTCCAGCAGATGGCATAAATGTGACCTCATCCAGTTCAACTGTCATCCACACATTAATGATTCAAAACAGCAATGGGTGAGATATGGCTAGTAATTGACTATTTCAACAGAATGTGAAGAGGTTACAGTCTTGAGGCCATGTCCAATATGTTTATGCTTTGTTTGATTAAATCTACTGAAATGAGCATTCAATGACTCAATTATTCTGAATTCCTGTCCTTACATCATGGGTTTGCATTGCAATATTAGAACGCATAAAATCCAACTTTACTTCTTCCAAGTTGTGGGTGTTCATTGTTTAGAAATCCGCTGTGTTTTGTCCAAGCTTCCACTCCGTGCTCCGATAATGCTGAACGTATCTGTTGTATGCTTTACCTGCTCCAGTAACACAAGTGTAATTCACTGGACAGAGACAAGAGATAGTGTATGGATCCAGAGGAGAACCAGAAGATAGTCCGTATAGAGCCTTCAGGCTCTGAAAATGTTCAGGGATAGAGCaaggaaaaaaaaatccaaaaccCTGAATAGAGCTAGAAGATAGCCAGCACAAAGCCAAGAAAGGCCCAGTAGAAAGACCGGAAGGAGCCAAAAgagtttgtatttgttttatattcaagCTCTTCTTTTAAGATATTAGAACTTCCTATCTCAACATGTATCCTTTTATTCCAATTAAACCTTACATTTGTGCTGCCAATTATTGAGACTGTTTCACAGCTTTATGTTAAATATTTAGACTGTTTTCTTTACATATAGATGACATAGGATGAACAGCACGATCCACTCTGCTGGATTCTGCCCAAATCGGCTCAACATGCATGCAAACATCTCGCTTTATCCATActattgcagttgtattgttcTGGATTCAGAGTGAAGAATATTAGATGTTCTGCACTCTTAttgttatgtatttaatataaagTGAAATACCCATAAAGtcagaaaagaaaagagactCACTTAAGGAAAAAGGTTCTGAACCAGTGAGAGTTCTTCATTTGCACATAAACATGGTCAAATATTTTAAGTTttgaccagaggcctgtactacgaacctggttcaacctaacctgaatatgtttgagttagccggttggcctaatccaaaacatacgcgctctcgctaaactgtactacgacgctggttatcaagtggatcgctcaagccagccgtgtcctatctagttaggtgcgcgttcacatgaaaaaGGGGTGggatttggagcattcgaccaatcacaaacatggagaagcatactgacagcgcagcgtcatacttcctgaatgaaaagtgaactttaatactagtcaaaaatgaagaagttaaactttaaacatccatgacttaaaacacttgatcaggatcaaagccacagagctgcacctgcaaggtgaatacagctgggaacagaacaagtgtttgaatgcgtccatcaacaggtttatgatatcactgcccgtctaaaacacgatctgacttcaattacatttgactcgagtgtttcgtcaacttaatgtgttgcttaaaataatacttctgcatacagtatgtgacactgagtgttgcacggccagatacggctcatctgactcagataaggaaatatctgatacattatgatgtgatatgccgcggactgtacttaatgttactctgatccggttacttatgttgtggcagatattgaattaagctttcttaacgctaatgttataatagtcagattgctctgaagatggaggtgatattctattcatgttcacgttcacacagtcggcgATTTTTGGggcgtctttcctgcaacggcagcttttctgtatttcctttctcctgtactatgacttgatcgctttaaactccgcacactgagctctgattggtcagcaggcagtgctttcactgagttgagctcttagcctgcaacctacaGCCTGTCcacaccatggatgtataatgagaactggatacagagtgggaggcggggcctcattcattcctatgagagttgctcattagcgcatgataaatggcccaacttttgagagagcgaaacgtcacagattacccggcatgcctgagaagtacccgtatgtgcgctcatagcgcatgcgcaactttaaccaaaatgctcgttccaATCAAGcacgtacacgtaacagcacagcgtgttcatgacagcatggtaatgatttgttattatgatggatttgatattaacgaggcggcagttagcagcggCTGGCTAgtcattatgctaatgtacacatcaatcgttatgtacttatattacgctgttacaggatctagtgatatccaagcaacagagcttcatttagcatgaaagaatgattgcactgtatatatattatatatatatattatatatatatattgttatgACCGGCTCGTAGGCCACAACGGAAAGATAACAAAACATACAAGAGTTTCCAAAAGCCACGGCACATTTATTGCGGCTGTTAAATATAATGCACAAAATAGATGGACGAGGGGAGAGGATCGCCGTGTTACTCCTCATGCGGCCGGCTTGGAGAAAGTCAGGCCCCGTGACTCCGGGCAGCTGGGCTTCATAGCACGTCGGCGCCGGCCAGGTGTCCGTGATCGCGCTGATTAGCCTCTTCAGCTCCACCCCACCGTAAGACCTGCAACACACCTTGCACACAGGCTCTGGGGCCGTCACAGCCCCCCCATAAAATCAGGGTCCCCATCGGAACCCTGGTACCTACACACAAACACCCCACAAAGAACATTGCGCCCACAACAACGAAGAAAAACAAACCAGTCACTGACTAGTTCAGCTAACTATAACGAGTTACATTTTtcttccccttttttttttttctttcgttTTTTTCTTTCCCGCCATGCTCCGGAACCTGGAAGACACCCCGACCTGGTAAACCGGTTCGCCAGCAGAATACGCGACACTCTCCTGAAGCGAATACCCCTGAGCACGACCTCTCACCATGAAGAACACTCTCCCTTAGACCCTCCAGAGACGCATCAGGACGCTGTTCCTCCACCAGCTAAGCGTGAGAAACCGACCAGGGAATCTCGAGACACGTCACCACATGCTGCGGTGAGGCCTCATCGACTTCAGCTGTGCTCCTGACCTCTGCCTGCCCACGTTTCATTCCTCGTGTCACAGCGCATGCCTTAAACACGTCAGGGTACTCAGCTTCGCTCTTGTCTGGCTTAATACTAACCAGGGGCACTGGCGCTCTAATCGCTGGAGGTGCCCCATCTTCCCACACACGACTACCTGCAATGTCGTTACCCAGTATCATCGTGACCCCATCTATGGGCAGAGCGGGCCGCACGCCAACCGCTACTTCACCCTGGAACAGATCCGAACACAGCATCATTCTATGGAGAGGCACCCGAAGAACATTTAATCCGATTCCAAGTGTCGGAATGAACAACCCCATGTATGTGTCCTCTGAAAATGGTAGGGCAGATGCCAAAATGAACGAATCAAATGATCCCGTGTCTCGTAATATTTTTACCCGCACCTTCTCATCGTTCCCCACCAGAGAAACAAAACATTCAGTCATGAAAGGCAAATAAGACTGTAGTTCTGGGCTAGACCCCTGTGGTTTCAACTCACCGTCTAAACCCCCAGTCACCTGCTCAGCAACAGGTGCCACGAAAATTGCTGGCCTGGGACTACCACTAGTCCCTTCCTGCTCAGCTTTAGCCCTAAATGCATTGCAGTCTTTTCTCCAGTGTCCTCGCTCATGACCGTAATGACACACATTGTCAGGCTCACGTGCACCACGTACATACCCACTGTCCTGCCCAGCAGGTCTCACTGGACGACCAGACCACGCTCCCACACCCAAGGAATTTCCACCGTGACTGCCCTGTATGGCAGCACCTCCACCAACGTGTGTCAAAACATAGTCATCTGCTAATGCAGCAGCTTCAGCAGCTGTCCTGACTGCGTGCTCACTGATATACACCGCAATGTGCTCCGGTACAGAATTGTTGAATTGTTCCAAAATAACGAGATCCCTCAACGCCCCGTGAGAATCAACGTCAGTTGCCACACACCAGCAATCGAAATGGGTGGAAACAGGGCCGTATTCCTGGAGTCAACATTGGGGGGGACCAAAAATTCAATAACAATTTGAATACTAATTTCCTGCCATTCTGaaggaaaatacataaaaacacattggatactttaaaaacctgttaaacccaACCCGATCTCACctgaatgcgtgactccaccacgactccttaacaccacaatgcgtgttGGAGTCACGGACtctgttacatttacgtgtcggcaccacgcaaacaacccctatgtaaagtgaatgaggctcctttgtcgtggtgcacacacgcatttctacgtcccgcagtgagcttttattctataaaacgttttttaaatcta
Above is a window of Pseudochaenichthys georgianus chromosome 1, fPseGeo1.2, whole genome shotgun sequence DNA encoding:
- the LOC139434210 gene encoding zinc finger protein 892-like, whose protein sequence is MERETVCLTESAGKGDLVNMSKVQMLLSLKKQRLTAEEIFALLEKTIAELEEELSLSKEENKRLQKLLDAVLQPQLRIHRADVQQLVVVKEELLPDQQEGSTSLDQEDPEPPPHIKQEQEELRVSEELEEADITKSTFTPDPVKSEDDKEKPQSSQPQQRQTEHMETEADGEDCGGPEPARNSDPESSLQPKTEDDTEDSSEPDAEDSADWKETREPVSGSNSLKNRHESLSDPRHSAENKPFSCSVCKKAFSQNGNLKAHIRVHTGEKAHSCSVCTKSFAHLKEHMRVHTGEKPHSCTVCKKAFSHSGNVKKHMRVHTGEEPFSCTVCKKAFSQSDHLKSHMRVHTGEKPHSCTVCKKAFSQSGNLKSHMRVHTGEEQ